In the genome of Mucisphaera calidilacus, one region contains:
- a CDS encoding MlaE family ABC transporter permease has translation MIKTVASLGAAAEFNLDRFGLFTRFCLTTANWAVRWMVGRSRLYLLMPQFYAIGTRSIPVVMLVGLFVGAVLGVEAFDQFEAIGQESRLGGIIGISVLRQIGPVLAAVMIAGRVGGAISAELGSMKVTEQIDAIRVMGADPIDYLVVPRVIACLIMVPILTVFSNLMGVYGGHLVCVNALGVDSREYWDFSARFIGNWDVFTGLGKALIFGLAIGLIACYKGFHCGSGAQGVGRAATDAFVTSFIAIIVLNFFLAKFFKDIYVILFGHGGPTAFMG, from the coding sequence ATGATCAAAACCGTCGCATCCCTCGGTGCTGCGGCTGAATTCAACCTGGACCGCTTCGGCCTCTTCACACGATTCTGCCTCACCACCGCCAACTGGGCCGTTCGATGGATGGTCGGTCGCAGCAGGCTCTACCTCCTCATGCCCCAGTTCTACGCCATCGGAACACGATCAATCCCCGTTGTCATGCTCGTGGGGCTCTTCGTCGGTGCCGTCCTAGGCGTCGAGGCCTTCGACCAGTTCGAGGCCATCGGGCAGGAATCCCGCCTCGGCGGCATCATCGGCATCTCCGTCCTGCGGCAGATCGGCCCGGTCCTCGCCGCTGTCATGATCGCGGGACGTGTCGGCGGCGCCATCTCCGCCGAACTCGGGTCCATGAAAGTCACCGAACAGATCGACGCCATCCGCGTCATGGGCGCCGACCCCATCGACTACCTCGTCGTCCCGCGCGTCATCGCCTGCCTGATCATGGTCCCCATCCTCACCGTCTTCTCGAACCTCATGGGCGTCTACGGCGGACACCTCGTCTGCGTCAACGCCCTCGGCGTCGACAGCCGCGAGTACTGGGACTTCTCCGCCCGGTTCATCGGCAACTGGGACGTCTTCACCGGTCTCGGCAAGGCCCTCATCTTCGGCCTCGCCATCGGTCTCATCGCCTGCTACAAGGGCTTCCACTGTGGTTCCGGTGCCCAGGGCGTCGGACGCGCCGCCACCGACGCCTTCGTCACATCCTTCATCGCCATCATTGTCCTTAACTTCTTTCTCGCCAAGTTCTTCAAGGACATCTATGTCATCCTCTTCGGCCACGGCGGACCGACCGCCTTCATGGGCTGA